A genomic stretch from Sceloporus undulatus isolate JIND9_A2432 ecotype Alabama chromosome 5, SceUnd_v1.1, whole genome shotgun sequence includes:
- the TIMP3 gene encoding metalloproteinase inhibitor 3 isoform X2, whose amino-acid sequence MAFIRAKVVAKKLMKDGPFGTMRYTVKQMKMYRGFDKMPHVQYIYTEASEGLCGVKLEVNKYQYLITGRVYDGKVYTGLCNLNEKWDRLTLSQRKGLNHRYHLGCGCKIKPCYYLPCFVTSKNECLWTDMLSSFGQPGYQSKHYACIKQKEGYCSWYRGWAPPDKTIINATDP is encoded by the exons TTATCCGAGCCAAAGTTGTGGCAAAGAAGCTTATGAAAGATGGACCTTTTGGCACAATGCGATATACTGTCAAACAGATGAAG ATGTACAGAGGTTTTGACAAGATGCCACATGTTCAGTATATCTACACAGAAGCCTCTGAAGGTCTTTGTGGGGTCAAGCTTGAGGTCAACAAATACCAGTATTTGATTACAG GCCGTGTTTATGATGGAAAGGTTTATACTGGACTGTGTAACTTGAATGAGAAGTGGGATAGGCTGACTCTCTCCCAACGCAAAGGATTGAACCATCGTTACCATCTAGGTTGTGGCTGCAAG ATTAAACCCTGCTACTACCTCCCCTGCTTTGTGACCTCCAAGAATGAGTGCCTGTGGACAGACATGCTCTCCAGCTTCGGTCAGCCAGGGTACCAGTCAAAGCATTATGCCTGCATCAAGCAAAAGGAGGGCTATTGCAGCTGGTACAGAGGATGGGCACCTCCGGATAAAACCATCATCAATGCCACAGATCCATGA